One region of Mytilus trossulus isolate FHL-02 unplaced genomic scaffold, PNRI_Mtr1.1.1.hap1 h1tg000110l__unscaffolded, whole genome shotgun sequence genomic DNA includes:
- the LOC134700013 gene encoding uncharacterized protein LOC134700013 translates to MDIKSINANFESVKASYNIEYEAKVEQLQVVLSVLKGRNVLALLPTGFGKTLCVAIPTMLSEDKDCITIVISPLTLLIDDQICRLNKLNVRCAKITGIGEMERQTVTEITNGKYSIVFSSPESVLKPYWKTVFLSATWQTHLKLIAIDEAHCISEWGDDFRKDYQQLYELRSFFGAPLMALTGTSTKKVKKDIMEHLQLLDEDTDLVYKSPDRPNLYLQILKKESTDYDSCLDWLINHIRTNGKKSKKIIVYCRSIDAVSEIFCCLKDSLGKMAYVDGIVDGNQVLLEMYHKSTHQDSKDRIINEFKTKTSRIRCIIATVALGMGLDISDIDLVVHIGCPKTVLSYWQEAGRCARDGRQGYSLILYDNFTLALKTTDKDIADIVKNKDGKCIRKQILDVFSDEDSNQEIEKESCEGCELDWCQCSMCKCCTLCASKCQCHTRCSFSVQKFLNEIQNVNTTNTD, encoded by the exons atggaCATCAAAAGTATCAACGCAAATTTTGAATCAGTTAAAGCCAGTTACAATATAGAATATGAAGCTAAAGTGGAGCAGCTTCAAGTTGTTTTGTCTGTGCTGAAAGGACGAAATGTATTAGCCTTACTTCCAACTGGATTTGGAAAAACTTTATGTGTAGCCATACCAACCATGCTGTCAGAAGATAAAGATTGTATAACGATAGTCATATCTCCATTGACTTTGCTGATCGATGACCAAATATGCAGACTTAATAAACTGAATGTACGCTGTGCTAAAATAACAGGAATAGGTGAAATGGAAAGACAGACAGTAACAG aaataaCCAATGGAAAGTATTCAATTGTCTTCTCATCGCCTGAATCAGTTTTAAAGCCTTATTGGAAAACTGTCTTCCTCTCAGCTACGTGGCAAACTCACTTGAAATTAATTGCAATCGATGAGGCGCATTGTATATCCGAATGGGGGGATGATTTCAGAAAAGATTACCAGCAGTTGTACGAGCTAAGAAGCTTCTTTGGAGCTCCTTTGATGGCATTGACTGGGACTtcaacaaaaaaagttaaaaaggacaTAATGGAACACTTGCAACTACTAGACGAAGACACTGATCTTGTATACAAGTCACCAGATAGGCCAAACCTATATctacaaatcttaaaaaaagaaagcacGGATTACGATTCTTGCTTAGACTGGTTAATAAACCATATTCGCACTAATGGCAAGAAAtcgaaaaaaattattgtttactgCAGATCTATTGACGCAGTAtctgaaatattttgttgtttaaaagaTAGTCTCGGTAAAATGGCTTATGTTGACGGAATTGTGGATGGTAATCAAGTACTTCTGGAGATGTATCACAAAAGCACACACCAGGATTCGAAAGACCGAATTATCAACGAATTCAAGACAAAAACTAGTCGTATCAGGTGCATTATTGCTACCGTGGCGCTAGGAATGGGTTTGGATATTTCAGACATAGACTTAGTTGTCCATATTGGCTGTCCAAAAACAGTTCTTTCCTATTGGCAAGAGGCGGGTCGTTGTGCTAGGGATGGTCGACAGGGATATAGTTTGATCTTGTATGACAACTTTACTCTTGCCCTCAAGACAACAGACAAAGATATTGCtgatattgtaaaaaataaagacGGGAAATGCATTCGAAAGCAAATTTTAGATGTATTTTCTGATGAAGACAGCAATcaagaaattgaaaaagaatCTTGTGAAGGTTGTGAATTGGATTGGTGTCAATGCAGCATGTGCAAGTGTTGTACACTTTGTGCCTCTAAATGTCAGTGTCACACAAGATGTAGTTTTAGTGTacagaaatttttaaatgaaattcagAATGTAAATACTACAAATACAGACTGA